The sequence CTAATTAATATAATAGGAAATGCTATAAAATATACTCCTAAATATGGGGATGTTATTTTTAAAAATAAGTATATGGAAGAAAAAGGAAAAGTATTTTGTTGTTATGAAATAATTGATAATGGTGTTGGAATGAGCGAAGATTTTTTAAAACATATGTTTAAACCTTTTGAACAAGAAAAAAATAAACTATCTAAATATTCAGAAGGGACAGGATTAGGTTTATCTATCTCTAAAAATATTATTGATTTAATGGGAGGAAAAATAGAAGTTAAAAGCAAATTAGGGAAAGGAACGCATTTTATATTAAAGATACCTACAGTTGAAATATTAGAAGAAGAATATATTAAATTAGAAAGAGAAAATAAGAATATTTTTTCTAAAGAAAATATAAAAAAAAGAGTATTGATTGTTGAGGATCATCCTATAAACGAAATGGTAGCAAGAAAGATATTGGAGAAGAAAGGATATTTAGTTGAAAGTTCCAAAAACGGAAAAGAGGCTATTGAAATATTTAAAAAGTCTAGTATAGATTATTTTGATTTGATTTTAATGGATATTAGGATGCCTGTTATGGATGGATATGAAGCAACTTCAATTATTCGTTCTTTGCCGAGGAAAGATGCAAAGAATGTTCCCATAGTAGCTCTTAGCGCTAATGCTTTTGATGATGATAGGAATAAATCTTTAAAATATGGAATGAATGAACATTTAGGAAAACCAATAGATATTAATCAATTGGATAAAATATTAAAAAAGATGTTATATAAATAAAAAAGGTGCATAATAGCACCTTTTTTATAATTTTTGTCTTCCTTCAATAGCCTTGCTAATTGTAGCATTATCTGTAAATTCTAAATTTCCACCCATAGGAATTCCGCTAGCTAACTTTGAGACAGTTAAACCAAAGGGCTTTATTAATTTAGTTAAGTACATAATAGTTGTTTCTCCTTCTAAATCAGAACTTAAAGCAAAAATTACTTCTTTAATAGATTCAGTTGCAATTCTATTTAAAAGAGATTTAATATTAAGTTTATCAGGAGTGATACCGTTTAAGGGAGCTATTTTTCCATTTAACACATGATAACTTCCATTATATTTTCCGGTTTTTTCAATTGGAATAATATCTTTACTATCTTCAACTACACAAATAATAGAATTGTTCCTTGTTTCATCTGAACAAATACTACAAATTTCATTTTCACTGAAATTTCCACAAACTTTACATTTTTTAACATGAAGTTTTACATTCATAAGTGCTTCTGAAAAGTCACTAACCTCATCTTTATTTAAATCTAAGATATGGAAAGCTAATCTAGTAGCAGATTTTTTTCCAATACCAGGAAGTTTATTGAACTCTTCTATTAAAATTTCTAAATATTTTGATGACATAATTCTCCTATTCAGTCGGTGTATTTTTTATTCCTACTTTTCTTAAATCTTTAATAATATCTTTTCTTTCTTTTTCAAGTTCAGCAATATTTATAGTATGATCACTAACTCTTTCTTCATAATCAAGTTTCATATTTTCTACAATATTAACAAAATCATCATAAGTCATAGTAGGTTTAATATATTCTTCTAAATTACGAAGAAGTAAAACTCTTTTTCTATTATCTCTTACCTTTTTTTCATGATCTTGAATTTCTCTTTCGATTTTATTTTTTCTTCTAGCCTTTCTAACTATTTCTAATGCTTTATCCATTTTAAAATACCTCCTTAAAGTAAAATTCCCTATTTATATATTTTATACCAATATTTTTAATTTTGCAATTTTTTTTAAAAAATGGAATTTATTGAAAAAAACCAATATATATGCTAATATAAAGAGAAGATTAAGTAAGAATTTATGGAGGTTAGTATGGGAATTTTTAAAAGATGGTTTGGAAAGAAAGATACAAATAAAAAAGAAGAAGAAAAAATAGAAGAAAATATAAATAATAATAATGATAGCTTATTAATAGATGAAGAAATTAGTAAAGAAATAAAAAAAGAAAAAATAAAAGAAGAAATGAAAGAAGAAATAAAAGAAGAAATAAAAGAAGAAGAAACTAAAGAAAAGATATTTGAAAAAGAAAATATTGAAATTTTAGAAAAGAAGGAAAAAAAAGAAGAGAAGAGAAATTTGTTCAAATCTTTAAAGGAAAAACTTTTTAGAACAAGAGAAGGTTTCTTTGGAAAAATAAAAAATATATTTTCAGGAAGAGAAGTTATAGATCAGGAAATGTATGAAGAATTAGAAGAATTGTTAATACAATCAGATATTGGAATGGATATGACTATGAAGATAGTATCTTCTCTAGAAAAAGAAGTTAAAAAAAGAGGATTAAAAAAACCAGAAGAGATATATGAAGTTCTAAGAGAAGTTATGGGAGATTTTTTAATTAAAGAAAATAATGATTTAGATATTACAGAAGGAGAATTAAATGTAATATTAGTCGTAGGAGTCAATGGAGTAGGAAAAACAACAACTATTGGGAA is a genomic window of Fusobacterium sp. JB019 containing:
- the recR gene encoding recombination mediator RecR, producing the protein MSSKYLEILIEEFNKLPGIGKKSATRLAFHILDLNKDEVSDFSEALMNVKLHVKKCKVCGNFSENEICSICSDETRNNSIICVVEDSKDIIPIEKTGKYNGSYHVLNGKIAPLNGITPDKLNIKSLLNRIATESIKEVIFALSSDLEGETTIMYLTKLIKPFGLTVSKLASGIPMGGNLEFTDNATISKAIEGRQKL
- a CDS encoding DUF496 family protein encodes the protein MDKALEIVRKARRKNKIEREIQDHEKKVRDNRKRVLLLRNLEEYIKPTMTYDDFVNIVENMKLDYEERVSDHTINIAELEKERKDIIKDLRKVGIKNTPTE
- the ftsY gene encoding signal recognition particle-docking protein FtsY, which produces MGIFKRWFGKKDTNKKEEEKIEENINNNNDSLLIDEEISKEIKKEKIKEEMKEEIKEEIKEEETKEKIFEKENIEILEKKEKKEEKRNLFKSLKEKLFRTREGFFGKIKNIFSGREVIDQEMYEELEELLIQSDIGMDMTMKIVSSLEKEVKKRGLKKPEEIYEVLREVMGDFLIKENNDLDITEGELNVILVVGVNGVGKTTTIGKIAHQLKREGKKVIIGAADTFRAAAIEQLEEWGKRAEVEIVRKEQGSDPGSVVYETISVAQEKKADVVIIDTAGRLHNKANLMKELEKINNIIIKKIGHERYESILVLDGTTGQNGLAQAEIFNESTKLTGFIVTKLDGTAKGGVIFSISDKIKKPIKYIGVGESIEDLRKFNAKEYINAIFD